The following proteins are co-located in the Pseudomonas sp. DY-1 genome:
- a CDS encoding OprD family porin: MDRNTLSLALCGVTALTFCGPATADFIKDSKASLELRNFYFNRDFRQDGAAQSKAEEWAQGFLLRYESGFTEGTVGVGMDALGLLGVKLDSSPDRTGTGLLKSDRERPNRAQDEYGELGLTAKLRVSQSTLKAGTLLPKLPVALYNDSRLLPQTFRGAWANSAEVENLSLDLGRFDRINLRNSSDNEEMAVFNGGNRNIVLGRTKTSDQFDFAGATYKWTPNLSSAYHYGGLDGIYKQHYLTLNHLLPIADGQSLKSDIRWAHSTDDGGSNVDNDAFGAMFTYALGGHAFGLGYQRMSGDTGFANINGTDAYLVNLVQINDFGNEDERSWQARYDYNFAALGIPGLTFMTRYLSGDNVDLRGASGEGKEWERNTDIAYVVQSGPLKNLGVKWRNATTRSNFGSDIDENRLILSYTLALW; the protein is encoded by the coding sequence ATGGATCGCAACACACTCAGCCTCGCTCTCTGCGGCGTAACTGCCCTGACCTTCTGCGGCCCGGCCACCGCCGACTTCATCAAGGACTCCAAGGCCAGCCTTGAGCTGCGCAACTTCTACTTCAACCGCGACTTCCGCCAGGACGGCGCCGCCCAGAGCAAGGCCGAGGAATGGGCGCAGGGCTTCCTGCTGCGCTATGAGTCCGGCTTCACCGAAGGCACCGTCGGCGTGGGCATGGATGCTCTCGGGCTGCTGGGGGTGAAGCTCGACTCCAGCCCGGACCGCACCGGCACCGGCCTGCTGAAGTCCGACCGCGAACGGCCCAATCGCGCCCAGGATGAGTACGGCGAACTGGGCCTGACCGCCAAGCTGCGCGTCTCGCAGAGCACCCTCAAGGCCGGCACCCTGCTACCCAAGCTGCCGGTGGCGCTGTACAACGACAGCCGCCTGCTGCCGCAGACCTTCCGGGGTGCCTGGGCGAACTCGGCGGAAGTGGAAAACCTCAGCCTCGACCTCGGCCGTTTCGACCGCATCAACCTGCGCAATTCGTCTGATAACGAAGAAATGGCCGTGTTCAACGGCGGCAACCGCAACATTGTCCTGGGCCGGACAAAAACCAGCGACCAATTCGACTTCGCCGGTGCGACCTACAAGTGGACGCCCAACCTCAGCAGCGCTTACCACTACGGCGGCCTCGACGGCATCTACAAGCAGCACTACCTGACCCTGAACCACCTGCTGCCCATCGCCGATGGCCAGTCACTGAAGAGCGATATCCGCTGGGCGCACAGCACCGACGATGGTGGCAGCAATGTGGATAACGATGCCTTTGGCGCGATGTTCACCTACGCATTGGGTGGCCACGCATTCGGCCTGGGCTACCAGCGCATGAGCGGCGACACCGGTTTTGCCAACATCAACGGCACCGACGCCTACCTGGTGAACCTGGTGCAGATCAACGACTTCGGCAACGAAGACGAGCGCTCCTGGCAGGCCCGCTACGACTACAATTTCGCGGCCCTGGGCATCCCCGGCCTGACCTTCATGACCCGCTACCTGTCGGGCGACAACGTCGACCTGCGCGGCGCGTCCGGTGAAGGCAAGGAGTGGGAACGCAATACCGACATCGCCTACGTGGTGCAGAGCGGACCGCTGAAGAACCTCGGCGTGAAGTGGCGCAACGCGACCACCCGCAGCAACTTCGGCAGCGATATCGACGAGAACCGGCTGATCCTGAGCTACACGCTGGCGTTGTGGTGA
- the speB gene encoding agmatinase: MDHAFDNDQAMTRDSLYGTAAESTYAGITSFMRRRYSRDLRGVDLVVSGVPFDTATTNRPGSRFGPRAIRAASVQMAWARHYPWEFDPFDHLAVIDYGDCPFDHGTPQGTPEIIQAHAARILESGAAMLTLGGDHFISYPLLKAHAAKHGPLSLIHFDAHSDTWPDEEVKRIDHGTMFYHAAREGLVDPSRSVQVGLRTTNDDVMGFQVLDAREVHRHTPEQIAERIRARVGDNPVYLTFDIDCLDPAFAPGTGTPVCGGLSSHQALEILRGLRGINLVGMDVVEVAPPYDNAEVTALAGATLAMEMVCLYAARHKLGMR; encoded by the coding sequence ATGGACCACGCCTTCGACAACGACCAGGCCATGACCCGCGACAGCCTCTATGGCACCGCTGCCGAATCCACCTATGCCGGCATCACCAGCTTCATGCGCCGCCGCTACAGTCGTGACCTGCGCGGCGTCGACCTGGTGGTGAGCGGGGTGCCTTTCGACACCGCCACCACCAACCGCCCCGGCAGTCGCTTCGGGCCGCGTGCCATTCGCGCCGCCTCGGTGCAGATGGCCTGGGCCCGGCATTACCCCTGGGAGTTCGATCCCTTCGACCACCTGGCGGTGATCGACTACGGCGACTGCCCCTTCGACCACGGCACCCCACAGGGCACGCCGGAGATCATCCAGGCCCATGCCGCGCGCATCCTCGAATCCGGCGCGGCGATGCTCACCCTGGGGGGCGACCACTTCATCAGCTACCCGCTGCTGAAAGCCCATGCGGCCAAGCATGGTCCACTGTCGCTGATCCACTTCGACGCCCACAGCGACACTTGGCCGGACGAAGAAGTGAAGCGCATCGACCACGGCACCATGTTCTATCACGCTGCCCGCGAGGGTCTGGTGGACCCGTCGCGGTCGGTGCAGGTGGGTCTGCGCACCACCAACGACGATGTGATGGGCTTCCAGGTGCTGGATGCGCGTGAGGTGCATCGCCATACCCCCGAGCAGATCGCCGAGCGTATCCGCGCACGGGTAGGGGACAACCCTGTTTACCTGACCTTCGATATCGACTGCCTCGATCCCGCCTTCGCCCCTGGCACGGGTACGCCGGTTTGTGGCGGCCTGTCGAGCCACCAGGCGCTGGAAATACTCCGCGGCCTACGCGGCATCAACCTGGTGGGGATGGATGTGGTGGAAGTCGCGCCGCCCTACGACAACGCCGAAGTCACCGCCCTGGCCGGCGCGACCCTGGCGATGGAAATGGTCTGTCTGTACGCGGCGCGGCATAAGTTGGGGATGAGGTAG
- a CDS encoding polyamine ABC transporter substrate-binding protein, whose protein sequence is MRCPLLLAALFACALPVHAEDKTLNLYSWSAYIPEKALQGFKDESGIDVKYDIFDSAEALDAKLLTGGSGYDVVFPASSGLARAIQAKAVQPVQREQLKNFANLDPELLAKLAAVDPDNRFGVPYTWGTVGLGINKEAVEKRIPDAPVNSLDLLFKPEYASRLNDCGIAVIDSPQEVISIALHYLGKAPYSTDKADLKAVQELFAQLQPNVRYVGSGKHINDLAKGEICLALTYNGDAAIAADQARQAQMPFEVIYRIPREGTLIWFDTMVIPVDAPHPEAAHAFIDYMLRPEAIAELTNSQFFANANQAANPLLTPEVAGDPDIYPSKDVRDRLFGEQIQSLKDQRARTRLWTSFRTQY, encoded by the coding sequence ATGCGTTGTCCCTTGTTGCTTGCCGCCCTGTTCGCCTGTGCCTTGCCGGTGCATGCCGAAGACAAGACGCTGAACCTCTACAGCTGGTCTGCCTACATTCCGGAAAAGGCCCTGCAAGGCTTCAAGGACGAAAGCGGCATCGACGTCAAATACGACATCTTCGACAGTGCGGAAGCCCTCGACGCCAAGCTGCTGACCGGTGGCAGCGGCTACGATGTGGTCTTCCCCGCCAGCAGCGGCCTGGCCCGTGCCATCCAGGCCAAGGCCGTGCAGCCGGTACAGCGCGAACAGCTGAAGAACTTCGCCAACCTCGACCCCGAGCTGCTGGCCAAACTGGCCGCCGTCGATCCGGATAATCGCTTCGGCGTGCCCTACACCTGGGGCACCGTGGGGTTGGGCATCAACAAGGAAGCGGTGGAAAAGCGCATTCCTGATGCGCCAGTGAACAGCCTCGACCTGCTGTTCAAGCCCGAGTACGCCAGCCGGTTGAACGACTGCGGCATCGCCGTGATCGACTCACCGCAGGAAGTGATCAGCATCGCCCTGCATTACCTCGGCAAGGCCCCCTACAGTACCGACAAGGCTGACCTGAAAGCCGTCCAGGAGCTGTTCGCGCAGTTGCAGCCCAACGTGCGCTACGTCGGCTCCGGCAAGCACATCAACGACCTGGCCAAAGGCGAGATCTGCCTGGCACTGACCTACAACGGCGATGCCGCCATCGCCGCCGACCAGGCGCGGCAGGCGCAGATGCCCTTCGAGGTGATCTACCGCATCCCCCGTGAAGGCACGCTGATCTGGTTCGACACCATGGTCATCCCGGTCGACGCACCGCACCCCGAGGCCGCCCACGCCTTCATCGACTACATGCTGCGTCCCGAAGCCATCGCCGAACTGACCAACAGCCAGTTCTTCGCCAACGCCAACCAGGCTGCCAATCCGCTGCTTACACCGGAGGTGGCCGGCGACCCGGACATCTACCCGAGCAAGGATGTGCGTGATCGCCTGTTCGGCGAGCAGATCCAGTCGCTCAAGGACCAGCGCGCCCGCACCCGCCTTTGGACTTCGTTCCGCACTCAGTACTGA
- a CDS encoding LysR family transcriptional regulator has protein sequence MLSQLHDLDLQLLRIFVTVVESGGFSAAQGELGIGQSTISTQMAKLETRLGFRLCERGKAGFRLTPKGEQVLAATRKLFGAIETFKGEARGMSGLLLGELRIGLSEALDSQVLQHLGDAIGRFRQRNQAVQFELISAMPAELERRLLQDQLHLAIGYFSGTQAALDYQPLFSEQQRLFCGVGHPLFGRGQVSLDDLADCDLVHHPYRFEEARQPFQSGPSSARTEQVECSLAFILSGAHIGYLPEHIAAPWEANGQLRALLPEQTGYRVQFHLSSHRGRQPSEAQVAFVEDLVEAFGDV, from the coding sequence ATGCTCAGCCAGCTCCATGACCTCGACCTGCAACTGCTGCGCATCTTCGTCACGGTGGTGGAAAGCGGCGGCTTCAGCGCCGCCCAAGGCGAACTGGGTATCGGCCAGTCCACCATCAGCACGCAAATGGCCAAGTTGGAGACACGACTGGGCTTTCGTCTTTGCGAACGCGGCAAGGCGGGCTTTCGCCTGACCCCCAAGGGCGAGCAGGTGCTCGCTGCCACGCGCAAGCTGTTCGGCGCCATCGAGACTTTCAAGGGAGAGGCGCGGGGCATGTCCGGCCTGCTTCTGGGCGAGCTGCGCATCGGTCTATCCGAAGCCCTCGACAGCCAGGTGCTACAACACCTGGGAGATGCCATCGGGCGCTTCCGTCAGCGCAACCAGGCCGTGCAGTTCGAGCTGATCAGTGCCATGCCGGCCGAGCTGGAGCGGCGCCTGCTACAAGACCAGTTGCACCTGGCGATCGGCTACTTCTCGGGCACCCAGGCGGCGCTGGACTACCAGCCGCTGTTCAGCGAGCAGCAACGGTTGTTCTGTGGTGTCGGGCACCCGCTGTTTGGACGTGGGCAGGTCAGTCTCGACGACTTGGCCGACTGCGACCTGGTGCATCACCCGTACCGTTTTGAAGAAGCGCGGCAGCCCTTCCAGAGCGGCCCGAGCAGTGCGCGCACCGAACAGGTGGAGTGCAGCCTGGCGTTCATCCTGTCAGGCGCACATATCGGCTACCTGCCAGAACACATCGCCGCGCCGTGGGAGGCTAACGGGCAACTCAGGGCGTTGCTGCCGGAGCAGACTGGCTACCGTGTGCAGTTCCACCTCAGCAGCCATCGCGGCCGCCAGCCTAGCGAAGCGCAGGTGGCGTTCGTGGAGGATCTGGTCGAGGCGTTCGGGGATGTGTAG
- a CDS encoding glutamine synthetase family protein: MTTTNQYPDLLSEVRAFRAQYPEVRYIDLICLDIPGHFYGKRYPVEMVEKVAAGSPLKVPQNCVLLGTQGGLYPIGDYCFADGDPDAPRRLVPGTLKPVRWEKEPLGQMLITSDGTEAPIEFEPREVLARVLQRLEKRGIRPVVAFELEFYLFDRKLQDGLPQFPRDPLCEDEDDQPNMHIERLSRFSSVLHEMVDAANEQGVAANVITAELGPGQFEINFGHCDDGLKAADWAALFCRSTRGVALKHGQRASFMSKPYLNAPGSGMHVHVSLYDRDGNNLLAANDQRPLRHAVAGCLDLLPHCMPIFAANHNAFRRYGAMVNAASRASWGFEDRDACIRIPESDGRNLRIEHRLAGADANPYLVLAAILSGMEHGLDAAREPIAPLNEDRESGIDFPKDMLTAVAAMRSHPAVNEGLGSEFVMVYCENKRQEYLDFMNEVSAREYRWYM; the protein is encoded by the coding sequence ATGACAACAACAAACCAGTACCCCGACCTGCTCAGCGAAGTGCGCGCCTTCCGTGCCCAGTACCCGGAGGTCCGCTATATCGACCTGATCTGCCTGGACATTCCCGGCCACTTCTACGGCAAGCGCTACCCCGTGGAAATGGTGGAGAAAGTTGCCGCTGGCAGCCCGCTCAAGGTGCCGCAGAACTGCGTTCTGCTGGGCACCCAGGGTGGGCTCTACCCGATTGGCGACTACTGTTTCGCAGACGGCGACCCGGACGCACCGCGTCGCCTGGTGCCCGGCACGCTGAAGCCAGTGCGCTGGGAAAAGGAGCCGCTGGGGCAGATGCTCATCACTTCCGACGGTACTGAGGCCCCCATCGAGTTCGAACCGCGCGAGGTGCTGGCGCGGGTACTGCAGCGACTGGAAAAGCGCGGAATCCGCCCGGTGGTGGCTTTCGAACTGGAGTTCTACCTGTTCGATCGCAAGCTCCAGGACGGTCTGCCGCAATTCCCCCGCGATCCGCTCTGCGAGGACGAGGACGACCAGCCGAACATGCACATCGAGCGCCTGTCGCGTTTCTCTAGCGTGCTGCATGAGATGGTCGACGCCGCCAACGAGCAAGGCGTTGCCGCCAACGTCATCACCGCCGAACTCGGCCCGGGCCAGTTCGAAATCAACTTCGGCCATTGCGATGACGGTCTCAAGGCCGCCGATTGGGCCGCTCTCTTCTGCCGCAGTACCCGTGGTGTTGCGCTCAAGCATGGCCAGCGCGCCAGCTTCATGAGCAAGCCCTACCTGAATGCACCGGGCAGCGGCATGCACGTGCATGTGAGCCTCTACGACCGGGACGGCAACAACCTGCTCGCCGCCAACGACCAGCGCCCGCTGCGCCACGCCGTGGCCGGTTGCCTCGACCTGCTGCCGCACTGCATGCCGATCTTCGCTGCCAACCACAACGCCTTCCGCCGCTACGGTGCCATGGTCAATGCCGCCAGCCGCGCCAGCTGGGGCTTCGAGGACCGCGATGCGTGCATCCGCATCCCCGAATCCGACGGCCGAAACCTGCGCATCGAACACCGCCTGGCCGGTGCCGACGCCAACCCCTACCTGGTGCTGGCCGCCATCCTCTCCGGCATGGAACACGGCCTGGATGCCGCCCGCGAGCCGATCGCGCCGCTCAACGAAGACCGCGAAAGCGGCATCGACTTCCCCAAGGACATGCTCACCGCCGTCGCCGCCATGCGCAGCCACCCTGCGGTAAACGAAGGCCTGGGCAGCGAGTTCGTGATGGTTTACTGCGAGAACAAACGCCAGGAGTACCTGGACTTCATGAACGAGGTCAGCGCGCGGGAATATCGCTGGTATATGTGA
- a CDS encoding helix-turn-helix domain-containing protein, translating to MDKQDEIESLAILIRDLRKHKNVTLGDLATRIDRSVGFLSQVERGLSRPTVADLTAISEALGVPTTYFYNLSKPRETPWVTRPGERRTLYYAGGITDVLASPTMSGGFSMLESHLAPGATSGEGHLDDSSEQGGFVLEGELTVWYDDDTKPVTLYPNDSFQLPPHAQFRYANLSDKPTRVLWVFT from the coding sequence TTGGACAAGCAAGACGAAATCGAAAGCCTCGCGATCCTGATTCGTGACCTGCGCAAGCACAAGAACGTGACCCTGGGGGACCTCGCCACGCGCATCGATCGCTCGGTGGGGTTCCTTTCCCAGGTGGAGCGTGGGCTGTCGCGCCCGACAGTTGCCGACCTTACCGCCATCAGCGAAGCGCTGGGCGTGCCCACGACTTACTTCTACAACCTGAGCAAGCCACGCGAGACGCCCTGGGTCACCCGCCCGGGCGAACGTCGCACGCTTTATTACGCCGGTGGCATTACCGACGTGCTGGCCTCGCCCACCATGTCCGGCGGCTTTTCCATGCTGGAGAGTCACCTGGCACCCGGTGCCACCAGCGGCGAGGGTCACCTGGACGACAGTTCCGAGCAGGGCGGTTTCGTCCTCGAAGGGGAGCTGACGGTCTGGTACGACGATGACACCAAGCCCGTGACCCTTTACCCCAACGACAGCTTCCAGCTGCCGCCCCATGCCCAGTTCCGCTACGCCAATCTTTCCGACAAACCGACGCGAGTCTTGTGGGTCTTCACCTGA